A section of the Candidatus Nitrosacidococcus sp. I8 genome encodes:
- a CDS encoding LysM peptidoglycan-binding domain-containing protein, whose protein sequence is MVKRKNIIFSFALGLVSFLITTPILAESSANPFPLSSELEQDLQFWIRVYTEIDTYHGFIHDSDHINVIYNTVALPKSGNENIVKDQIDYYKNLLLKVAQGKEKNLSTEEKKILALWPKNITHQELRAAADRIRFQRGQADRFKEGLIRSGAYKDFIYKTLKSSGLPQELAVLPHVESSFNPEAYSKVGAAGLWQFTRATGQRFLQINHIIDERRDPFQSTIAATQLLQYNYEMLKSWPLAITAYNHGVSGMVQAKKQLNTSDIATIRQQYKSPIFGFASKNFYLSFLAALEVDKNANHYFGTLTLNKPNNDEIIELAHFAPAHSLAQVFKVSKEELKKANPALLEPIWHSIKYVPQGYKLHIPCAPTCRRAKIIAFLSPWQEFDQQIPDQFYQVQQGQTLSEIATKHGVAIDILAQINNLSRPYPIRVGQKLRLPETSPIKTLAKTEIKESHVLNTNKVPTLAEYTVQQGDTLSGIAQRFGIQAHKITNFNKISDPRNLQIGQNLQLPIAKSDYTIQQGDTLSTIAQKFKVKPHVLAAFNGISDPRKIQIGQHLRLPTHTEVTNYTIQSGDTLSTIAKQFGMNSQELARLNDISDPRKIRVGQQLKLLGAITKDYIVRQGDTLSTIAQRFGITLQALLDSNGINDKHQIYIGQRLQLAQSPIEN, encoded by the coding sequence ATGGTAAAGCGTAAAAACATAATTTTTTCTTTTGCTTTAGGACTAGTAAGCTTCTTAATCACTACGCCAATTTTAGCAGAGAGCTCAGCTAACCCATTCCCTCTCTCATCAGAGCTAGAGCAAGATCTTCAGTTTTGGATTCGAGTTTACACTGAAATTGATACTTATCATGGGTTTATCCACGACAGTGATCATATTAATGTTATCTATAATACGGTTGCACTACCTAAAAGTGGTAACGAAAATATAGTTAAGGATCAGATAGACTACTATAAGAACCTTTTATTGAAGGTAGCCCAAGGAAAAGAAAAAAACCTCTCTACTGAAGAAAAAAAAATACTTGCTCTCTGGCCAAAAAATATAACTCATCAGGAACTTCGTGCTGCTGCCGATAGAATTCGTTTTCAACGAGGACAAGCGGATCGGTTCAAAGAGGGGTTAATTCGATCAGGGGCTTATAAGGATTTTATTTATAAAACGTTAAAATCATCTGGGCTGCCACAGGAATTAGCCGTATTACCCCATGTAGAATCTTCTTTTAATCCAGAAGCTTATTCAAAAGTAGGTGCAGCAGGATTGTGGCAATTTACCCGAGCTACTGGACAGCGTTTTTTACAGATTAATCATATTATTGATGAACGGCGAGATCCTTTTCAATCTACCATTGCAGCAACCCAGCTTCTCCAATATAACTATGAAATGCTAAAAAGCTGGCCTCTTGCAATTACTGCTTATAATCATGGAGTATCTGGTATGGTTCAAGCAAAAAAACAATTAAATACCTCAGATATTGCCACTATTCGCCAGCAGTATAAAAGTCCTATTTTTGGTTTTGCTTCAAAGAATTTTTATCTCTCTTTTTTAGCCGCCCTAGAAGTAGATAAAAATGCAAATCACTATTTTGGTACGCTTACACTCAATAAACCTAACAATGATGAGATAATAGAACTTGCCCATTTTGCTCCTGCTCACTCTCTAGCTCAGGTATTTAAAGTAAGCAAAGAGGAACTAAAAAAAGCAAATCCTGCTTTACTTGAACCCATTTGGCATAGCATTAAGTATGTACCTCAGGGCTATAAATTACATATTCCTTGTGCTCCTACTTGCCGCCGGGCAAAAATAATTGCTTTTTTATCACCTTGGCAAGAGTTTGATCAACAAATCCCAGATCAATTTTATCAAGTACAGCAAGGGCAAACTTTATCGGAGATAGCAACAAAGCATGGAGTTGCAATAGATATACTCGCTCAGATTAACAACCTTTCTCGCCCTTATCCCATAAGGGTAGGTCAAAAATTGCGACTACCAGAGACATCACCAATAAAAACGTTAGCTAAAACTGAAATAAAAGAATCTCATGTATTAAACACTAATAAAGTGCCTACTTTGGCAGAATATACAGTACAACAGGGAGATACTTTATCTGGTATTGCCCAGAGATTTGGTATTCAAGCTCATAAGATTACTAATTTTAATAAAATCTCTGATCCTCGTAACCTTCAGATAGGTCAAAATCTCCAATTACCTATTGCTAAATCAGATTATACTATTCAGCAAGGAGATACTTTATCTACTATTGCTCAAAAATTTAAAGTAAAACCTCATGTATTAGCCGCATTTAATGGAATTTCTGATCCTAGAAAAATCCAGATTGGACAGCATTTGCGATTACCTACTCATACAGAGGTAACAAACTATACGATACAATCAGGGGATACTTTATCTACCATTGCGAAGCAATTTGGAATGAACTCCCAAGAGCTAGCCCGCCTAAACGATATTTCCGATCCAAGGAAGATTAGAGTAGGACAACAACTCAAATTACTTGGTGCTATCACTAAGGACTATATAGTGCGACAAGGAGATACCCTATCTACTATTGCCCAACGATTTGGTATCACTCTGCAAGCACTATTAGACTCTAATGGCATCAATGATAAACACCAAATTTATATTGGTCAGCGTTTACAATTGGCTCAATCACCGATAGAAAATTAA
- the dusA gene encoding tRNA dihydrouridine(20/20a) synthase DusA → MYFQNLNHKISVAPMMGWTDRHCRYFLRLISYHVLLYTEMVTTGALIYGDQKRFLTYSNQEHPIALQLGGSNPKDLALCTRMAIDYGFDEVNLNVGCPSPRVQSGSFGVCLMKEPDLVAECVSEMVQISPIPITVKTRIGVDHYDSYEFLSQFIAKIAQAGCSTVILHSRKAWLHGLSPKENREIPPLCYETVYRIKQDFPQLRIVLNGGVITLEDTRTHLTQVDGVMIGRAAYHNPYLLSRVDHTLYDHDHPIPTRHEIIEAFLPYIERQLKQGTKLATIVRSTLSLFQGMPKGRIWRRSLSGIPYDSGISVVQAALKKIPNTL, encoded by the coding sequence ATGTATTTTCAAAATTTAAACCATAAAATTTCGGTTGCTCCAATGATGGGATGGACAGATCGTCATTGCCGCTATTTTTTACGCCTTATCTCTTATCATGTATTGCTCTATACCGAAATGGTAACCACAGGAGCGCTTATTTATGGAGATCAAAAGCGTTTTTTGACCTATTCAAACCAAGAACACCCTATCGCACTCCAGCTCGGTGGAAGTAATCCAAAAGATTTAGCACTCTGTACCCGTATGGCTATAGATTATGGATTTGATGAAGTAAATTTAAATGTGGGCTGTCCTAGCCCAAGAGTGCAATCTGGAAGCTTTGGGGTCTGTTTGATGAAAGAGCCAGATCTGGTCGCTGAATGTGTCTCTGAGATGGTGCAGATAAGCCCAATTCCAATTACTGTTAAAACGAGAATTGGGGTAGATCACTATGACTCCTATGAATTTTTAAGCCAGTTTATTGCTAAAATTGCTCAAGCTGGATGTAGCACAGTGATTCTCCATAGCCGAAAAGCGTGGCTTCATGGATTAAGTCCTAAGGAGAATAGAGAAATTCCCCCTTTATGCTACGAAACCGTTTATCGTATCAAACAAGATTTTCCTCAGCTAAGAATAGTGCTTAATGGGGGCGTAATTACTTTGGAGGATACACGTACTCATTTAACACAAGTTGATGGGGTTATGATCGGTCGTGCTGCTTATCATAATCCTTATCTGCTCTCTAGGGTAGATCATACTCTCTATGACCATGATCATCCCATACCTACTCGCCATGAAATTATAGAAGCTTTCTTACCTTATATAGAAAGGCAATTAAAACAGGGAACAAAACTCGCTACTATAGTTCGATCTACCCTAAGCTTATTCCAGGGTATGCCGAAAGGGAGAATTTGGCGTCGATCCTTAAGTGGTATTCCTTACGATTCTGGCATCTCTGTAGTGCAAGCTGCTTTGAAGAAAATACCTAACACTCTTTAA
- a CDS encoding cytochrome C oxidase subunit II, protein MQSIAWSITLFGMVALIVVFYTVINSAKTQEDYSSFSGAWYAFRTKWFYILVVLGVVLTLLTLNPFPIPSQTKNYDSKKENQIVKVTGHQWYWDMSTDSLVTQKPVVFEVTSEDVNHGFGIYDDDLNLLGQTQAMPEYTNKLVYTFDKPGKYHILCLEYCGLAHHGMVSDFTVKADTEEDKDINLDK, encoded by the coding sequence ATGCAATCAATAGCATGGTCAATAACACTATTTGGTATGGTGGCGCTTATCGTAGTGTTCTACACTGTAATCAATAGCGCCAAAACACAAGAAGATTACTCCTCTTTTAGCGGAGCATGGTATGCGTTTCGAACTAAGTGGTTTTATATTTTAGTTGTTTTAGGCGTTGTATTAACACTACTAACACTTAATCCTTTCCCTATCCCTTCGCAAACCAAGAACTATGACAGTAAAAAGGAGAATCAAATTGTCAAGGTTACTGGTCATCAGTGGTATTGGGATATGAGTACTGATTCTTTAGTAACACAAAAACCTGTAGTTTTTGAAGTAACCAGTGAAGATGTGAACCATGGGTTTGGTATCTACGATGATGATTTAAATCTACTTGGTCAAACACAAGCAATGCCAGAGTATACTAATAAGTTAGTTTATACTTTTGATAAACCTGGTAAATATCATATTCTTTGTCTAGAGTATTGTGGGCTTGCTCATCATGGCATGGTAAGTGACTTTACTGTGAAGGCAGATACTGAAGAAGATAAAGATATAAATTTAGATAAGTAG
- a CDS encoding pyridoxal phosphate-dependent decarboxylase family protein, whose product MNQKSIPLNLSSEDAQILLAEIAQKIAYFMSTIHDQPVQNLEKFNSEADWLKDKIPELPSNSQSILDFIFNEIIPPAMNPASPGYLAYVPGGGLFSSAIAEFIAAVVNRYTGMWESAPAAVELETQALRWLAELIGLPKGTLGLFTSGGSMSTLIAMVAARDKYLGNQLLRGTVYYSSQAHYAITKAVQVAAIPRENLRPIPVDSQFRLRIDFLEQAIQKDKEAGLLPFFVCGTVGTVNTGAIDPLERIAQLAAKYQLWFHIDGAYGAVFYLVSELQSLFKGMEQADSVTVDPHKGLFLAYGTGVLFVKNMEDLRRVFEISAAYLPDPQKDNTHLDFRELSPELSRDWRGLRLWFPFKLHGVGVFRQALAEKRRLAVWAWERLSLESDIEIVTPPELSLFAFRQRFNHINQINENNQNRKLLALINQSKKIMLSGTELNGQFFLRICILHLRTQQSTLEEGLKIIQEAIKKMRVQN is encoded by the coding sequence GTGAATCAGAAATCAATTCCACTAAATCTCTCATCTGAAGATGCTCAAATACTTTTAGCAGAGATTGCACAGAAAATTGCCTATTTTATGAGTACTATCCATGATCAGCCAGTACAGAATCTTGAGAAATTTAATTCAGAAGCGGATTGGCTTAAAGATAAAATACCAGAATTACCTTCCAATTCTCAAAGTATATTAGATTTTATTTTTAACGAAATTATCCCACCTGCTATGAATCCAGCAAGCCCGGGCTATCTTGCTTATGTACCTGGGGGGGGATTATTTTCTTCAGCAATTGCTGAGTTTATTGCTGCAGTAGTTAATCGATATACTGGTATGTGGGAGTCTGCTCCTGCTGCAGTTGAACTAGAAACTCAAGCCCTAAGATGGCTTGCTGAATTAATAGGATTGCCTAAAGGTACCTTGGGCTTATTCACTTCAGGTGGATCTATGTCCACCTTGATTGCTATGGTAGCTGCTAGGGATAAATATTTAGGTAACCAATTATTAAGAGGTACTGTTTATTATTCGAGTCAAGCTCATTATGCAATTACTAAAGCAGTGCAAGTAGCAGCAATTCCTAGAGAAAATTTACGGCCTATCCCGGTAGACAGCCAATTTCGGTTGCGTATTGATTTCCTTGAGCAAGCAATTCAAAAAGATAAAGAGGCAGGTTTGTTGCCATTTTTTGTTTGTGGTACTGTAGGTACTGTAAATACGGGTGCTATAGATCCCTTAGAGAGAATTGCCCAACTTGCAGCGAAATATCAACTTTGGTTTCATATCGATGGTGCCTATGGTGCGGTTTTTTACCTTGTTTCAGAACTTCAATCTCTATTTAAGGGAATGGAGCAGGCCGATTCTGTCACAGTAGATCCTCATAAAGGATTGTTTTTAGCCTATGGAACTGGGGTTTTATTTGTAAAAAATATGGAGGATTTACGTCGTGTCTTTGAAATATCAGCTGCTTATTTGCCTGATCCACAAAAAGATAATACTCATTTAGATTTTAGGGAACTTTCTCCAGAGCTTTCTCGAGATTGGCGAGGTCTTCGGCTTTGGTTTCCTTTTAAACTTCATGGTGTAGGTGTATTTCGGCAAGCACTGGCTGAAAAACGTAGGTTAGCTGTTTGGGCTTGGGAAAGACTTTCTTTAGAATCTGATATAGAGATAGTAACTCCTCCAGAGCTTTCCCTATTCGCTTTTAGACAGCGTTTTAATCATATCAATCAAATAAATGAAAATAATCAAAATAGAAAACTCTTGGCTTTAATCAACCAATCTAAAAAAATTATGCTTTCAGGAACTGAACTTAATGGGCAGTTTTTTTTAAGAATTTGTATTCTTCATCTGCGTACCCAACAGTCTACTCTTGAGGAAGGATTAAAAATTATTCAAGAGGCGATAAAAAAAATGAGAGTACAAAATTAA